The following proteins are encoded in a genomic region of Desulfuromonadales bacterium:
- a CDS encoding chemotaxis protein CheB: MEGLPQDRLKRPEKGRSRRFAAAVIGGSAGGINAVTTIVSALPASLPLPVVVVLHQSPGEPLGWVEYLGRHASLPVVEAEDKMPLSAGMIHCAPAGYHLLLETDGTLALSVDEKVNFTRPSIDLLFASAADAFGPALIGIVLTGANGDGARGLAEIAAAGGLVMVQSPRTAEWRVMPEAALQAAPQALVVDLEEIAEKLAELSLAQ; this comes from the coding sequence GTGGAAGGTCTACCGCAAGATCGTTTGAAGCGGCCGGAGAAAGGGCGATCGCGCCGTTTCGCCGCGGCGGTCATCGGCGGCTCGGCCGGAGGCATCAATGCCGTGACCACCATCGTCTCGGCGCTCCCCGCTTCGCTGCCGCTACCGGTGGTCGTGGTGCTCCATCAGAGCCCGGGGGAGCCGCTCGGCTGGGTGGAGTATCTCGGCCGGCACGCCAGTCTGCCGGTGGTGGAGGCGGAAGACAAGATGCCCCTGAGCGCCGGCATGATCCACTGCGCTCCGGCCGGCTACCATCTGCTGCTGGAGACAGACGGCACCCTGGCCCTGTCGGTGGATGAAAAGGTCAACTTCACCCGGCCGAGCATCGACCTGCTGTTCGCCAGCGCTGCCGACGCCTTCGGCCCGGCACTGATCGGGATCGTCCTGACCGGCGCCAATGGCGACGGCGCCCGGGGTCTGGCAGAGATCGCCGCCGCCGGCGGCCTGGTCATGGTACAGTCGCCCCGCACGGCGGAGTGGCGGGTCATGCCGGAGGCGGCCCTGCAGGCGGCGCCGCAGGCCTTGGTGGTGGACCTGGAAGAGATTGCGGAAAAGCTCGCCGAACTGAGCTTGGCACAATGA
- a CDS encoding ATP-binding protein: MERPAILIVDDREENLLALERILERTGAVTIKSHSGNEALKACLNHEFALALLDVNMPEMNGYELAELMRGEQCLSNIPIIFLTAAYTQQHEVFKGYSCGAVDYMVKPLQPEILLNKVEVFLDIFRQKRELHQRGQELERLNRELQQAKEAAEAATKAKSAFLADMSHEIRTPMTGIMGMTELLIDSGLTWEQREYAEIVLRCGKNLLALINDSLDLAKIEAEHMRFEVVDFDLQETLNGVTTLLAHAAQEKGLGLFTLLAPEVPTVVCGDPGRLHQIVTNLAGNAIRFTERGEVRIGVRLEAEDETRVRLRFEIQDTGIGISEKHLADIFNPFVQAHSETGRKYGGTGLGLSICKKLVELFDGKIGAESTVGAGSTFWFTAVFEKAGSPAAGR; the protein is encoded by the coding sequence GTGGAAAGACCTGCCATTCTGATCGTGGACGACCGGGAGGAAAATCTGCTGGCGCTGGAGAGGATTCTGGAGCGGACCGGCGCCGTTACCATCAAGTCTCACAGCGGCAACGAGGCCCTCAAGGCCTGCCTCAACCACGAGTTCGCCCTGGCCCTGCTCGATGTTAACATGCCGGAGATGAACGGCTACGAACTGGCGGAACTGATGCGGGGGGAACAGTGCCTCTCCAACATACCGATCATTTTTCTCACCGCCGCCTACACGCAGCAGCACGAGGTCTTCAAGGGCTACTCCTGCGGCGCCGTCGACTACATGGTCAAGCCCCTGCAGCCCGAAATTCTTCTGAACAAGGTGGAGGTTTTCCTCGACATCTTCCGACAGAAACGGGAACTGCACCAGCGCGGGCAGGAACTGGAGAGGCTCAATCGCGAACTGCAACAGGCCAAGGAGGCCGCCGAAGCGGCCACGAAAGCGAAGAGCGCCTTTCTGGCCGACATGAGTCACGAGATCCGTACGCCCATGACCGGCATTATGGGGATGACGGAGCTGCTTATCGACTCCGGCCTCACTTGGGAGCAGCGGGAGTATGCTGAAATCGTGCTGCGCTGCGGCAAGAACCTCCTCGCTCTCATCAACGACAGCCTCGATCTGGCAAAAATCGAGGCCGAACACATGCGGTTCGAGGTGGTCGATTTCGACCTGCAAGAGACTCTCAACGGCGTCACTACCCTGCTGGCCCATGCTGCGCAGGAGAAGGGGCTCGGGCTTTTCACCCTGCTGGCACCCGAGGTGCCGACGGTGGTGTGCGGGGACCCGGGCCGGCTGCATCAGATCGTCACCAACCTGGCCGGGAATGCCATCCGGTTTACTGAGCGGGGAGAGGTCAGAATCGGGGTCAGGCTGGAAGCGGAGGACGAGACCAGGGTACGGCTGCGTTTTGAAATTCAGGACACCGGCATCGGCATTTCGGAAAAGCATCTCGCCGACATCTTCAACCCTTTCGTGCAGGCCCATTCTGAAACCGGCCGCAAGTACGGGGGGACGGGTCTCGGGCTTTCCATCTGCAAAAAGCTGGTGGAGCTTTTCGATGGCAAGATCGGCGCGGAGAGTACGGTGGGAGCGGGCTCGACCTTCTGGTTTACGGCCGTTTTCGAAAAGGCCGGCTCCCCGGCTGCCGGGAGATGA